Genomic segment of Erwinia sp. SLM-02:
CTCTATTAATTTTTACACCTTGAATGCTTTCAATGTATTTAATTGCCTCTTCTCTACTTTCTAACTCTTCATTAATAATTAATGCTAATATTTCACTATTTAATTTTTCTACAAACTCTTTTTTGTCTTTTGGTATATTGGTTTTTGGTGTGTTTACTAATGTATTTTTATTTTCTTTTTCCTCAAACGGACTTGATAGATTATTTTCATAATTGATTATTTCAGAATAATTATTTACCAAGCCTCGATCTCTTTTGTCTAAATATACAGTGTAAGATCTTCTATCTTGAAGGCTATTAAAAGTTAAATAATTTAACTCTACTCTGCCTTTGTCGTTATGTTCAACCCATAAAACAGGAGGTCTGTTTTCTGGTTGAATCCCTGAAAATAATATATCTTCAAACTCTGTTATTATTTTTGTTTTTAATTCTTCTGGTATTGTTTTTTCTTCAAAAGATAAAACCCCACAAACATATGGGTTTGATTTTTCTTTATCTAAAATATAATTTTCAAAATTGATTAGGTCTTGTTTTGTTGTGGTCGATAATATTTTCATGTCTTTCTGTTGTTCTGGGTTTTTCTCCCTTAATAAATACTCAATGCTTTTTTTTATATTCCTTTGACCTTTGCTTTTTTTGCCTCCTATTATTTTATGGTACATATTATATTCTCCTTTTTATTTCTTCTATCTCATTTGTTATTTCCTCAAACAAATTTAAAAAATCTTCTGCAAATTCATGGGAAATAAATGTATCAATATCAGTATTTATTGCCCTTGCAATCTGGTTAATGTTTACTCCTATTTTATGAAGTTCGAAATATACATCGCCAGTTTTATTTTTTGATATTTCTTTTTTGATTTTTAAATCTTTATTGAGAATAAGATCTCTAACGGCTGTTGCTCTGGGTTTTTTCAACATAGAAGCCAGTTCTTCAACCTGTGCAAATTCTTCGTCATTGAAGCAAAGTGTAATACTGTGCTTTCTTTGGTATCTATCTTTATAGTTTTTCATCGGCGTTTAACTCAAAGTAACCAGAACGACAATCAAGACAGGATATGTACACATACTCCTGTCCCTCTTCGTTGACTTTATCAGTCTGGTCTATGGTGTGTTCGGTATCACAACCGCAACACATGCAGTATTCAATCATATCTAACTCCTTAGTTTTTTGGTTTTAAGGGGATTGAAGGGGGAACCCCTCACAAGCGATAATACGAAGTATTGTCTGAGCTTGCTGTTATATATTTTTCCCTTATATATTAATTAATGCATTTAAAAATAATGTCAATGGTAGTATATAAAATAAGCAATATATTCTTTATATAACCGTGAACAAATAAAGCCCCAGTAAGGGGCTTTTTTGTGAGGGGTTGACCTGTCCGGTAGGACGGTTTTATTTTTTCTTTGCTTCTTCTTTTGCTAAAATATCAAATAAAGGATGATATTTAATTAGTTTGTTTTCTCTTATTGTTTTAATGATTTTTAAGCTATCAGCCTTTTTCAAATTATATTTTCTGTTAAAATCTCTTAATGTAATTTCGGCATTATTTAATAAGAAGTCTTTATATTTTTCTATATTTGAAGTTTCTTTTTCTGCTCTTTTATTTAAATATTCTCTTCTGACTTCTTTTGCTCCAGATTTGAGATCTATTTTGTAGTCTAAAAATCTTTTTATACTAGACAAAAACATCAAGGAAACTTTAATACCATAATCAAAAGTTTTTGCCTGAACTTCAGTTCCCGGCTCTTTCAGTAAAATATGGTAGATGGCTGCATATTTCCAGCTCAACATAAAATATGTTCTGAAAAACGTCCCGTTTGTTTCCTCACCTAAAATCTTGTCGAATTTATCTTTATAGACCACATAGAAATGGTCATATATTTTTCTACACTCTGACGAGTATGTATATATTACATTTGTTTTGACGGTTGAAAAGAAATCATCTAATCCCTCTTTGAGTGATTCGATGATGTGTTCAATTGTCCAAGTAGGAATAACTTTATCGTCTCGTTCTGCATAAACAAAATTATGTCTTCTTCCTAAACCATCATTAATACTTTCTTGATCGAAATTTCTTGCAAAGCTATCAATTGTGTTTAGAAATAAACCAGTCATGACGATGCTTTCAGTTTCTATAATATCGTTTTTTGTAACCCTTCTTGCTTTATCATTATCATGTATTTTAAGCATAGTTTTTCTGGTTTCAACCATAGAACCACTGGGCATTAATTTTTTCATAAACTGAGAATATTCGTCTTCAATCCAAAATATAGGTTGAATAGGTTTTCCGAAATTATCAATTTTCTTTTCAGCTTTTGCTAACTCTGAAATGAATGCTGCTGAACCGTCAGCACCTTCAAAGTTAGTTCTAATCATGGGTTTTTCTTCTATGTCTTTTGGTATTGATTTTTCAATAATAGAAGATGATAGAGTTTTCGCGGCTCCTGACGGTGCCAATATTAAAGTCCAAGTGTTTAAGTAATCTGCGGGGCTTGTAGGATGTTTATACATTATATTATTGTTAACGCTAAAAGCACTCAAATAACTTAAAAACGAAAATACAGGTAAAGCTGGGGGTATGTCTGTTTCACTAACAAAGTTTGAATATATTAAAGATAATGGATCAATATCTTTTGAAATACCCAAGTTGTGGGGGTTTGGTATAATTGGTAAAACATCAATAAAATTTATATTCACTTCGTGAGTATCTGCTGTTGGTTCTTTAATAATTGCTTCTGTAATTTCATGAGATAATTTTATTTCTTCTTCTGTTAATTCAAATACCTTTTTCAACCTTATCATAATTAAATCCTCCTATTGATATATACATATATAACATAGGATTAAATCTTGTCAAACAAAAACAGTAAAATATTCATGACTTTTTCGATTTTGTCATATTTTTACAGTGGAAATGAAAAGACAAAAACCTTACCCCCCAATATGACAAATATGACATGACAAAAAAACAAAAAACACAATAAAATCAATGCATTGAAATGCATCATCCCGTTTTTGTCATACGAAAAACCCGTATGACACTATATGACATTTTGACAAAACTACCGCCTCGCTTTGCTCGTTGCTCAACCCCTCACAAAAAAAGCCCTGATAAATCAGGACTTTATTTGTTCACGGTTATGGTATTTTGTTTTTCGTATTGTTCCAAAAGAAAATTAAGCATTGATTTTACATCCTCAATATATAAATTTTTTTCTTCTGCTTTGGGTAAATTGTTTTTCTTCTTCAATTCGTCTTTTTTCTTCAAAGTATCTTTTGTTTTGGTTTTTTCTAGAATATGCTGAAAACGTTCTAATGTATCTTCTAACAGTAGATACAATTGAGTGTAATGCCCTTCTATTTCTTCCAATCCTTTCCTCTGTTGAGTCAAGAGATTTTCCGATCTGCTGCT
This window contains:
- the mobC gene encoding plasmid mobilization relaxosome protein MobC, whose protein sequence is MKNYKDRYQRKHSITLCFNDEEFAQVEELASMLKKPRATAVRDLILNKDLKIKKEISKNKTGDVYFELHKIGVNINQIARAINTDIDTFISHEFAEDFLNLFEEITNEIEEIKRRI